A genomic region of Colletes latitarsis isolate SP2378_abdomen chromosome 7, iyColLati1, whole genome shotgun sequence contains the following coding sequences:
- the Tmem98 gene encoding transmembrane protein 98 encodes MMSSPVSMSNNGPTAGATGMETVVAVALGALAAVFLGALLVLLVICKRQRCYYNQKDSPDLSSDLLEGENYSGLGLDAWESEEWLAGAERWVDDATGLAPLCIAVLRSCHALASSLTAIAGTVNSNTVPLEIVDVARRIPPRVDDVVRSLYPPLDARLLEARVAALVLAVTHLALVTKHGVSKNHARKLAFIDQALSDMDSHLAILRNAALAQEVACSVPASTPV; translated from the exons ATGATGAGTTCTCCAGTGTCTATGAGCAATAATGGGCCTACGGCTGGTGCTACTGGGATGGAAACAGTAGTGGCTGTAGCACTTGGTGCACTTGCTGCTGTTTTCCTTGGAGCTCTTTTAGTGCTGCTTGTTATTTGTAAAAGACAACGGTGTTACTAT AATCAAAAAGATTCTCCAGATTTAAGCTCAGATTTGTTAGAAGGAGAAAATTATTCTGGATTAGGCTTAGATGCATGGGAAAGTGAGGAGTGGTTAGCAGGTGCTGAGAG GTGGGTTGATGATGCTACTGGTTTAGCTCCACTATGTATAGCTGTATTAAGATCTTGTCATGCCTTGGCATCAAGTCTTACTGCTATTGCAGGAACAGTAAACAGTAACACTGTTCCACTGGAAATAGTAGAT GTTGCTAGACGTATTCCACCTCGTGTCGATGATGTGGTTAGAAGTTTGTATCCACCATTAGATGCAAGACTTTTAGAAGCTAGAGTAGCAGCATTGGTATTGGCTGTGACACATTTAGCATTAGTGACCAAGCATGGAGTATCAAAAAACCATGCTAGAAAATTAGCATTTATCGATCAAGCTTTAAGCGATATGGACTCTCATTTAGCAATTTTACGAAATGCAGCTCTGGCACAAGAGGTAGCATGTTCTGTTCCAGCTTCAACACcggtttaa